A genomic region of Fusarium falciforme chromosome 4, complete sequence contains the following coding sequences:
- a CDS encoding CP2 domain-containing protein, protein MFRQRTSSQKPGDELLANFRQQFPEVAAVSTSAAAPVISQTVGADNTLAPTAPPPERYVMVLEQLHEYPGPANKPRATFQLGTAFGLLSSVANLASYNRTQGIGQDAFRDQDPTPRATNDPWRFTPSLLDPNSMSFANFANAPPGYYTPTPGGTNTLFHPQAGDLHTPTLGLGMGLNTPLSMPTSGDGMQPGPSQAVMDMTGFQALQPHQFHHFNPFIQAPPPQPAFAPSTFVHQDTGYETMDQDGSPMDSDPSEERMSSIGTTLQKTTPLVGLQSHQFSSPMTHPLPPSAEKFRFHSTLNAPTAMIKHSDEIPVTYLNKGQAYSLSVADTNATMPVAPGTKYRTFVRVSFEDDQQRQRPGVCWGLWKEGRGTNEAHQRGGKLQAVEYVEAGQPAEGDDKRTRVELESSSFDGFCVTWTPGINGPPEVNIAVRFNFLSTDFSHSKGVKGIPVRLCVKTHPVPCDPSQPTADANPDICYCKVKLFRDHGAERKLSNDVAHVKKSIDKLKQQIAQAESGLKDFGKRKRSSGAAKMGDQRPGKVQKHKRTWSMSSASSAGGGNSGRMSMEEDLHFKLQTLQDMFTSTRPVSVLFLRGEELDDPDLHPVSLPGDVSPLTRPEGRDGPNWQARSGRSSLAGSMISPSPSSLSLASQASGIGPGGPWQGFDSVAGGDMSRKGSEQPTRINKGDDDGSLSGWIEALGVDASYRPPQERSPKPIACFYILRRTQDESGKPDYHRAIYLMQRTLQELNNRIAAKWGFDSSQILRTIHTIQNGLEVEMDDDVVQELKEGQDMTLEIEEVIEQPGAVKREWEMAVDSADDSPETSNDKATSGYILRLSF, encoded by the exons ATGTTTCGACAAAG AACAAGCTCTCAGAAGCCGGGGGATGAGCTGCTTGCCAACTTCCGACAGCAGTTCCCCGAGGTCGCGGCAGTTAGCACCTCGGCCGCCGCGCCAGTTATATCGCAGACCGTTGGTGCCGATAATACTCTTGCTCCTACGGCGCCTCCACCTGAAAGGTATGTCATGGTCCTTGAGCAACTTCACGAGTATCCTGGCCCCGCCAACAAGCCCCGCGCAACATTTCAGCTCGGGACTGCCTTTGGACTCTTAAGCAGTGTCGCTAATCTAGCTTCCTACAACAGAACCCAGGGTATTGGCCAAGATGCATTTCGCGACCAAGATCCTACTCCTCGGGCGACGAATGACCCGTGGAGATTTACTCCCTCACTTCTAGATCCCAACTCCATGTCCTTCGCCAACTTCGCCAATGCGCCGCCTGGCTATTACACGCCCACACCTGGAGGCACAAACACCCTATTCCACCCTCAAGCTGGCGATTTGCATACTCCGACACTGGGACTCGGTATGGGCCTCAACACGCCGCTGTCCATGCCAACATCTGGGGATGGGATGCAACCTGGCCCAAGCCAAGCAGTTATGGACATGACAGGTTTCCAGGCTTTGCAACCGCATCAGTTTCACCACTTCAACCCGTTTATTCAGGCGCCCCCGCCGCAGCCTGCCTTTGCGCCGTCCACTTTCGTCCACCAGGACACTGGATATGAGACGATGGATCAGGATGGGTCGCCTATGGACTCGGACCCTTCTGAAGAACGCATGTCATCTATTGGGACCACCCTTCAGAAGACAACCCCATTAGTTGGCCTACAGTCGCACCAGTTCTCCAGTCCCATGACCCATCCGCTACCTCCCTCGGCCGAGAAGTTTCGATTTCACTCAACACTCAACGCTCCCACGGCCATGATCAAGCATTCAGACGAAATTCCTGTCACTTATCTCAACAAGGGACAGGCATACTCCTTGTCCGTCGCCGACACTAATGCCACCATGCCCGTGGCACCTGGAACCAAATACCGCACATTTGTCCGTGTTTCATTCGAAGACGACCAGCAGCGACAGCGTCCAGGTGTGTGCTGGGGTCTTTGGAAGGAGGGCAGAGGCACCAACGAGGCGCACCAAAGAGGAGGGAAACTCCAGGCAGTTGAGTACGTTGAGGCGGGGCAGCCAGCTGAAGGTGACGACAAGAGGACTCGAGTGGAACTAGAGTCGTCTTCCTTTGACGGATTTTGCGTCACTTGGACCCCTGGAATCAACGGCCCCCCCGAAGTCAACATTGCGGTCCGTTTCAACTTTCTTTCTACCGACTTCAGCCACTCGAAGGGTGTCAAGGGTATTCCTGTGAGGCTCTGCGTCAAAACCCACCCCGTTCCCTGCGACCCCTCGCAGCCAACCGCTGACGCGAATCCCGATATCTGCTACTGCAAGGTCAAGCTCTTCCGCGACCATGGAGCAGAACGAAAGCTATCCAACGACGTTGCGCATGTCAAGAAGTCTATCGACAAGCTTAAGCAGCAAATTGCGCAGGCCGAGAGTGGATTGAAGGACTTTGGAAAGCGGAAGCGCTCAAGCGGTGCTGCAAAGATGGGAGATCAGCGCCCAGGAAAGGTGCAGAAACACAAGCGAACGTGGTCGATgtcctcggccagctccGCTGGGGGCGGCAATAGTGGAAGAATGTCCATGGAAGAGGATCTCCACTTCAAACTACAGACTCTACAGGACATGTTTACCAGCACACGACCCGTCAGTGTCCTGTTCCTTCGAGGCGAGGAACTAGACGATCCCGATTTGCACCCGGTATCGCTACCAGGAGACGTCTCGCCCCTGACTAGGCCTGAAGGCCGCGACGGCCCCAATTGGCAGGCTCGGAGCGGGCGAAGCTCTCTCGCTGGTTCCATGATCTCCCCCTCGCCTAGCTCACTTTCTCTAGCGTCGCAGGCTTCTGGTATCGGCCCAGGCGGCCCATGGCAGGGCTTTGACTCGGTCGCGGGAGGTGACATGTCACGCAAGGGCTCGGAACAACCCACCAGGATCAACAagggcgatgatgacggtAGCCTGAGCGGCTGGATCGAGGCATTGGGTGTCGACGCATCCTATCGGCCCCCTCAAGAACGAAGCCCAAAGCCCATTGCGTGTTTCTATATCCTTCGACGGACCCAGGACGAATCCGGAAAGCCGGATTATCATCGAGCTATCTACCTGATGCAGCGCACGCTCCAGGAGTTGAACAACAGAATTGCAGCCAAGTGGGGCTTCGACTCGTCGCAAATTCTCCGTACGATCCACACGATTCAGAACGGTCTAGAAGTCGAGATGGACGACGATGTGGTTcaagagctcaaggagggccAGGACATGACTCTCGAAATCGAAGAGGTTATTGAACAGCCTGGCGCAGTAAAGAGGGAGTGGGAAATGGCAGTTGACTCTGCCGACGACAGTCCCGAGACTTCCAACGACAAGGCAACAAGCGGTTACATTCTCCGCCTCagcttttaa
- a CDS encoding MFS domain-containing protein, producing MTKDLEKASPDVDAETSCSSSTATSPVLEPIKTTETRRSRPRSTASRRSHDSDVFEALEHALTPDLETEAERAAREPITYTRTGTSIASAASRPPDFEVFFEEGDPENPRNWSKWYRAWIIVAVSYSTWVVVLYSTCYTASIPGLVEEYGSTTTTTTLGLTTYLLGLAVGSLIVAPLSELYGRQMVYLVCLSIWALLILPCALATSLTEIIVVRFFGALFGAAMISNSPGSIVDISDPEYLAAAMSMWSIAPLNGPSTGPIIGGFVYQYLGWRWDNWIVLILGGAGVLMMATVKETYHPAILKRKAARLRKENDDPRWWCQYDQKVSTWHLIKINMSRPFKLVATEPILWFMDVWISLIYAILYLCFVAYPIVFRQHRGWNAGMSGLAFVGIGVGTMLAIFAEPLLRRLINSQPRDPVTDRPHPEATALVMAIGAVLTPLGQLVFSWTCLPNSIHWAIPIAFGVPFGAGNTLCFIYGSNYLAGAYSIYAASALAGNAVIRSIAGGVLPLAGPKMYAAMTPQWAGTLLGLLEVAMIPIPFVFWRYGAKIRAKSPAIRALREEQDRLDAKRAKHQRRLERKKQEDEGDKQNEEGVLAVADASGQDNKALEQ from the exons atgaccaaggaTCTTGAGAAGGCGTCGCCAGATGTTGACGCAGAAACATCGTGttcttcttcaacagctACGTCGCCGGTCTTGGAACCCATCAAGACAACCGAGACACGTCGCAGCCGTCCGCGCAGCACAGCATCCAGGCGCTCACATGATTCAGACGTGTTTGAGGCCCTGGAACATGCTCTGACACCAGATCTCGAAACCGAGGCAGAGCGAGCGGCGCGTGAACCCATCACCTACACCCGAACTGGCACCAGCATCGCCAGCGCCGCATCCCGACCACCCGACTTTGAGGTCTTCTTTGAGGAGGGCGATCCCGAGAACCCAAGGAATTGGTCAAAATGGTATCGCGCCTGGATTATCGTTGCCGTCTCATACTCTACCTGGGTCGTGGTCCTGTATAGCACGTGTTATACGGCCTCCATCCCAGGCCTAGTTGAGGAGTATGGGTCaactaccaccaccaccactttGGGTCTGACGACGTATCTGCTTGGTCTTGCCGTTGGTAGCTTGATTGTTGCGCCACTAAGTGAACTTTATGGTCGTCAAATGGTGTACTTGGTCTGCTTGAGTATTTGGGCGCTGCTTATTCTGCCTTGCGCCCTGGCAACTTCGCTGACAGAAATCATTGTTGTGCGATTCTTTGG CGCACTCTTTGGAGCCGCAATGATCTCCAATAGCCCCGGAAGTATTGTCGATATCTCAGATCCCGAGTACCTTGCAGCTGCCATGTCCATGTGGTCGATCGCACCTCTCAATGGACCATCCACCGGCCCTATCATTGGTGGTTTTGTTTACCAGTATCTTGGTTGGCGATGGGACAACTGGATCGTCTTGATCCTGGGCGGCGCCGGTGTCCTCATGATGGCAACGGTCAAGGAAACCTATCACCCTGCCATCCTGAAGCGAAAGGCAGCTCGCCTACGAAAGGAAAACGACGATCCCCGATGGTGGTGCCAGTATGACCAGAAAGTTTCCACGTGGCATTTGATCAAGATCAACATGAGCCGACCCTTCAAGTTGGTCGCAACTGAACCTATCTTGTGGTTCATGGACGTCTG GATCTCTCTGATTTATGCCATCTTGTATCTCTGTTTCGTCGCCTATCCGATCGTCTTCCGCCAGCACCGCGGCTGGAACGCTGGCATGTCGGGTCTGGCGTTTGTTGGCATCGGCGTTGGAACCATGCTTGCCATTTTCGCCGAACCTCTCCTCCGTCGCTTGATCAACTCTCAGCCTCGAGATCCAGTGACTGACAGGCCCCATCCGGAAGCCACAGCTTTGGTCATGGCTATTGGTGCCGTCCTAACACCTCTCGGTCAGCTCGTGTTTTCCTGGACCTGTCTTCCCAACAGCATCCATTGGGCCATTCCCATCGCCTTTGGTGTGCCTTTTGGCGCGGGTAACACCCTATGCTTCATCTATGGCTCGAATTACCTGGCCGGCGCATATTCGATCTATGCCGCCAGCGCCCTCGCCGGAAATGCCGTTATCCGAAGTATCGCAGGCGGTGTCTTGCCCCTGGCTGGGCCCAAGATGTACGCAGCCATGACTCCTCAGTGGGCTGGAACACTTCTTGGACTTCTCGAAGTGGCCATGATCCCGATTCCGTTTGTGTTCTGGCGGTACGGTGCCAAGATTCGGGCAAAGAGTCCGGCAATTCGAGCTCTGAGGGAGGAGCAGGATCGACTTGACGCCAAGAGGGCGAAGCACCAGAGAAGATTGGAAAGGAAGAAACAAGAGGATGAAGGTGACAAGCAGAATGAGGAGGGTGTTTTGGCTGTGGCGGATGCTTCGGGGCAAGATAACAAGGCGCTCGAGCAATAA
- a CDS encoding Eukaryotic translation initiation factor 2A, whose translation MASPLQFAYRTQKTIGVFDAAPVYEPLAGFTKPEGNLRCCAYSPCGRFFGWASPDAVTVVDASTGSQVLSLPIQNVYELGFSPRGTFVITWERPAKDENGDATKNLKVWRVVEEGVAAADKQPLGRFVQKQQGGWNLQYTADEKYCARLVTNEVQFYESHDLIKVWNKLRVEGAANFALAPGSQNHAVAVFVPERKGQPAAVKVFNVPLFTNPISQKTFFKGDKVQLKWNKHGSSLLVLAQTDVDRSGKSYYGETTLYLLSTTGAFDARVSLDKDGPIHDVSWSPNSKEFGVVYGYMPAKATIFNHRAVATHSFPISPRNTITFSPTGRFVLVAGFGNLAGQIDVYDLEKDFRKITTIESGNPSVCEWSPDSRYIMTATTSPRLRVDNGVKLWHVSGGIMYHEDMVELYNVVWRPQAPENIAPGDPLTPIPTPHASATAYLGTVKTPSKPAGAYRPPGARGLATPLHFKREDEGGAAHVVSNGLPNIGPNGFGRPRRAVPGADFAEPAPTVVRTVPGAEPVGDENSSKSKNKKKRNKKNNQGEGRPQGEPNGGASLAPPPRDRGAGSGSEGRSPERRGHSNHRSQSRNNQGRSRSNTHRGNGNGNGHGNGHQGPQQQAPNNGAPAADAAQNPNAKKIRSLQKKVRAIEDLEMRLAGGEKLEDTQLKKINTKSSVLKELEQLEKDN comes from the exons ATGGCGTCTCCGCTGCAGTTTGCCTACCGAACCCAGAAGACCATCGGCGTCTTTGACGCTGCGCCCGTCTACGAGCCTCTCGCTGGGTTCACCAAGCCCGAGGGCAACCTCCGGTGCTGTGCCTACTCTCCCTGTGGCCGCTTCTTCGGCTGGGCGTCCCCCGACGCCGTCACCGTCGTCGACGCCTCCACTGGCTCGCAggtcctctccctccccatCCAGAACGTCTACGAGCTCGGTTTCTCTCCTCGTGGCACCTTTGTCATCACTTGGGAGCGCCCtgccaaggacgagaacgGTGATGCGACCAAGAACCTCAAGGTCTGGCGTGTCGTAGAGGAAGgtgtcgccgccgccgacaagCAGCCCCTCGGCCGCTTCGTCCAGAAGCAACAGGGAGGCTGGAATCTCCAGTACACGGCTGATGAGAAGTACTGCGCTCGCCTCGTCACCAACGAGGTGCAGTTCTACGAGAGCCACGACCTCATCAAGGTCTGGAACAAGCTCCGAGTTGAGGGGGCTGCTAACTTCGCCCTCGCTCCCGGTAGCCAGAACCATGCCGTCGCAGTCTTTGTTCCCGAGCGCAAG GGCCAACCCGCCGCTGTCAAAGTCTTCAACGTCCCTCTGTTCACCAACCCCATCTCTCAGAAGACTTTCTTCAAGGGTGACAAGGTCCAACTGAAGTGGAACAAGCACGGCTCCAGCCTCCTGGTGCTGGCACAGACCGACGTCGACCGCTCCGGTAAGAGCTACTACGGCGAGACCACGCTGTATCTGCTCAGCACCACCGGCGCTTTCGACGCTCGCGTGTCCTTGGACAAGGATGGTCCTATCCATGATGTATCGTGGTCGCCAAACTCGAAAGAGTTCGGTGTTGTATATGGCTACATGCCGGCCAAGgccaccatcttcaaccaccGGGCCGTTGCGACGCACTCCTTCCCGATCAGCCCCCGAAACACCATTACTTTCTCGCCGACCGGTCGATTTGTTCTGGTTGCAGGTTTCGGTAACCTTGCTGGTCAGATTGATGTGTACGATCTCGAGAAGGACTTCCGCAAGATCACCACCATTGAGAGCGGAAACCCCAGCGTGTGCGAATGGAGCCCCGACAGCCGTTACATCATGACGGCCACGACCTCGCCGCGACTGCGCGTGGACAATGGTGTCAAGCTGTGGCACGTCAGCGGTGGCATCATGTACCACGAGGACATGGTCGAGCTGTACAATGTTGTCTGGAGGCCCCAGGCCCCCGAGAACATTGCTCCGGGTGATCCTCTCACCCCCATCCCCACTCCTCACGCCTCTGCCACGGCGTACCTGGGCACGGTCAAGACCCCCAGTAAGCCAGCTGGTGCTTACCGTCCCCCCGGTGCTCGTGGCTTGGCTACGCCTCTTCACTTCAAGCGTGAGGATGAGGGCGGTGCTGCCCATGTCGTGAGCAACGGCTTGCCCAACATTGGCCCCAACGGCTTTGGCCGCCCGCGCCGTGCTGTGCCTGGAGCCGACTTTGCTGAGCCAGCCCCTACAGTCGTGAGGACTGTTCCGGGTGCTGAGCCCGTGGGCGATGAGAACTCGTCCAAgtcaaagaacaagaagaagcgtaacaagaagaacaaccAGGGAGAGGGCCGACCTCAGGGCGAACCTAACGGCGGAGCCAGCTTGGCTCCCCCTCCCCGTGATCGCGGTGCTGGTTCGGGCAGCGAGGGTCGCAGCCCTGAGCGCCGCGGCCACAGCAACCACCGAAGCCAGTCCCGAAACAACCAgggccgcagccgcagcaacACTCACCGCGGAAACGGAAACGGAAACGGTCATGGCAACGGACACCAGGGACCTCAGCAGCAGGCCCCCAACAACGGTGCCCCCGCCGCCGATGCCGCCCAGAACCCCAATGCCAAGAAGATTCGCAGTCTTCAGAAGAAGGTCCGAGCCATTGAGGACCTCGAGATGCGCCTGGCTGGTggagagaagctggaggataCTCAGCTTAAGAAGATCAACACCAAGTCCTCGGTTCTTAAGGAGTTGGAGCAGTTGGAGAAGGATAACTAA